One Dioscorea cayenensis subsp. rotundata cultivar TDr96_F1 chromosome 17, TDr96_F1_v2_PseudoChromosome.rev07_lg8_w22 25.fasta, whole genome shotgun sequence DNA window includes the following coding sequences:
- the LOC120280348 gene encoding multicopper oxidase LPR1-like — protein MFDKFWKFHRDIPATRVFAYGLSNESATVPGPTIEALRGVHTDVTWENYLPSHHILPWDPTITNAMPSSGGVPTVVHLHGGVHPPFSDGNANSWFTSGFRSTGPTWSSPTSSYPNVQSPGNLWYHDHAMGLTRVNLLTGLLGAYILRDPYLESPLFLPSFPFDLNLMVFDRKFRVDGSIYLNSTGNNPSIHPQWQPEYFGDAIIVNGKVWPRLHVQRRRYRFRILNASNARFFRFFFSNALPFFHIGSDSTYLPKPVKTTGFLLAPSEIADVIVDFSDSPTDSAILLNDAPYPFPSGETVDATNSKVMKFVIERQRSPDESRIPRQLFVFPKPSLQSAVKTRYITMYEYTSPSDQPTHLYLNGKAFEEPVTETPKSGTSEIWYVINLTGDNHPLHIHLAHLAALEQREILELEKFKDCMTRLNDAIKCHVDDHAVGKKDKVAKYERGWKNVFKVKPGFMTTMLVRFELLGPGNTTYPFDATAEPGYVYHCHIVDHEDNAMMRPLKLQP, from the exons ATGTTCGACAAGTTTTGG aAATTCCACAGAGATATCCCAGCGACACGTGTCTTCGCGTACGGTCTCTCAAACGAATCAGCAACCGTACCGGGCCCCACTATAGAAGCTCTCCGTGGGGTCCACACTGACGTCACCTGGGAAAACTACCTCCCTTCTCACCACATCCTCCCATGGGATCCCACCATCACCAACGCCATGCCCTCCTCCGGCGGCGTCCCCACCGTCGTCCATCTCCACGGCGGCGTCCACCCTCCTTTCTCCGACGGCAACGCCAACTCCTGGTTCACCTCAGGCTTCCGCTCCACCGGCCCAACCTGGTCTTCTCCGACCTCCTCGTACCCCAATGTCCAATCCCCCGGCAATCTCTGGTACCACGACCACGCCATGGGCCTCACCCGCGTCAACCTCCTCACCGGCCTCCTCGGCGCCTACATCCTCCGTGATCCCTACCTCGAATCACCCCTTTTCCTCCCTTCCTTCCCCTTCGATCTCAACCTCATGGTCTTCGATCGCAAATTCCGCGTCGACGGTTCCATCTACTTGAACTCCACCGGCAACAACCCTTCGATCCACCCTCAATGGCAACCCGAGTACTTCGGCGACGCCATCATCGTCAACGGCAAGGTCTGGCCTCGCCTCCACGTCCAGCGCCGGCGCTACCGCTTCCGAATCCTCAACGCCAGCAACGCTCGCTTCTtccgcttcttcttctccaacgcTCTCCCCTTCTTCCATATCGGATCCGACTCCACGTACCTCCCCAAACCCGTTAAGACCACCGGCTTCCTCCTCGCCCCATCCGAGATCGCCGATGTCATCGTTGACTTCTCCGACTCGCCGACTGACTCAGCGATCCTACTCAACGACGCGCCGTACCCGTTCCCCTCCGGCGAGACCGTCGACGCGACCAACAGCAAGGTGATGAAGTTCGTGATCGAACGGCAGAGATCTCCTGATGAGTCACGGATCCCGAGGCAACTCTTTGTTTTCCCTAAACCCTCGCTGCAAAGCGCTGTGAAAACGCGATACATCACGATGTACGAGTACACGAGCCCGAGTGACCAACCGACTCATCTCTATCTCAACGGGAAGGCATTCGAAGAGCCGGTGACGGAGACGCCGAAGTCAGGGACGTCTGAGATCTGGTACGTGATCAATCTAACGGGTGACAATCACCCGCTGCACATACACCTGGCCCACTTAGCAGCGCTGGAGCAACGCGAGATTTTGGAGCTGGAGAAGTTTAAGGATTGCATGACGAGGTTGAACGATGCGATCAAGTGCCACGTGGATGATCATGCGGTTGGAAAAAAGGATAAGGTGGCAAAGTATGAGAGGGGTTGGAAGAACGTGTTCAAGGTTAAGCCAGGGTTCATGACCACGATGTTGGTTCGGTTCGAGTTACTTGGACCGGGGAATACAACGTACCCGTTCGATGCCACCGCTGAACCGGGTTACGTTTACCACTGTCAC ATAGTGGACCATGAGGACAATGCCATGATGAGGCCACTGAAACTCCAGCCATAG
- the LOC120280349 gene encoding protein AAR2 homolog: MASGIQMDQETALELVKKGATLLLLDVPQFTLFGIDTLMFSVGPNFKGMKMIPPGPHFVYYSSANKEGNEFSPTIGFFITTSYSEVVVRRWHCQDERLVKISEDEECRYSEAVKHMEFDNQLGPYALDHFVEWKRLSSYITNTAIERLEPIGGDITIACESGLIPDVPRTVMEKQLMEQLNSSKFSRTTPKDSHRHKCYYTKISQIVKRKDISGEELTAMNLDKVRSLL; this comes from the exons atGGCGTCGGGGATTCAGATGGATCAAGAGACCGCGCTGGAGCTGGTGAAGAAGGGGGCTACTCTCCTCCTCCTCGACGTCCCCCAGTTCACCCTGTTCGGCATCGACACCCTG ATGTTCTCTGTGGGTCCAAATTTCAAAGGCATGAAGATGATCCCACCTGGTCCACATTTTGTCTATTATAGTTCAGCGAATAA GGAAGGAAATGAATTCTCTCCGACAATTGGCTTCTTTATCACTACAAGTTACTCTGAG GTAGTTGTTCGTAGATGGCATTGCCAAGATGAGCGCTTGGTGAAAATTTCAGAGGATGAG GAGTGTAGGTATTCTGAAGCAGTGAAACATATGGAGTTTGATAACCAACTTGGACCTTATGCTTTGGATCACTTTGTAGAGTGGAAGCGGCTGTCTAGTTACATCACGAATACTGCTATTGAACGGCTTG AACCTATTGGAGGAGATATTACAATTGCTTGTGAATCTGGATTGATCCCAGATGTTCCAAGAACAGTTATGGAGAAACAATTGATGGAGCAATTAAATAGCAGCAAGTTTTCCAGGACTACCCCAAAAGATTCACACAGACATAAATGCTACTATACAAAAATTTCCCAAATTGTTAAGCGTAAGGATATTTCTGGTGAAGAGCTTACTGCAATGAACCTTGACAAAGTAAGGTCCTTACTTTAA